Genomic DNA from Paenibacillus borealis:
TGGTTATGAAACACAGCAGCTGCGTTCAGCTGGGTCAGCTGTGAATCCCCGTTAATGAAGTTGAAATTCGTGTACGTGATCAGCAAACGGTTCTGCTCCATGAACAGAACCTGGTTGTTGATTTTGTCACGATAGAACATATCATCCGAGCTAAGCCAGACTACATAATCCCCTGTAGAATGGGCAATACCGTGATTCAGTGCGGAGGCAGTACCACCATTGGCTTTGCCCAGGTAGTGAATATGCGGCAAATATGGGGTAATGCGCTCTGCATGCATGAATGATCCGTCATCAACCACGATAATCTCATAGGGCTGCCAGGATTGAGCCAAGGCGCTTTGCAGCGCCTGCTCAATATAAGGGCAATTATAAAAGGGAATGATCACAGATACTCTGGGCTTCATCATATTCTTCCTTCCTTGCCGGCCCTTGTATAGCCGATAATATCCGCAAGTGACCGGTCAAGACCGATCCCGGGCTTCCAGCCAAGAATAGCAGCATTGTACTCAGGTTCTTCCTGCAGCACTTCTCTATCAGCAGATGCAGACGAAGCCTTTGCCGGAACGGCAGATGCTGGGGAAGCAGCAGCCTGACCTTCCTCTGCATGCTGCGGTCCCCAGTCCATCTCTACCGGAACCGCTGCATGAGCCAGCAGCTTCCCGGCAATCTCCCCAAGCTCCCGCTGCGCGCCGGAGTCGATCCTGTAGATCTTCCCGGTCTCTCCATGATCCAGAATATAGCCATACGCTCTAACGGCATCACGCACATCCAGAAAGTCGCGCAGGACATGCCGCGAGGAGAGCCTGAATGCAGCAGGCCGGGCTTCCCCCTTAGCGGCCGCCTCTTCACTGCGCACAATATGCTGTGCCAGTAAGGAACAGAAGCCGGTAGACGGCCCGGGGCCAATCAGATTGGAGGGCTCTGCCATCAGAACGGGCTGCTTGAACAGCGTGCCCCAGGCCAGCGATACCAGCTCCTCCAGCGTCTTGCTGAGGCTGTATGGATGCGGCGGACCTGCCGCGGAATCCGGTCTGTACTTAAGCCGGGAACCGGCCACCAGGATACGGCTGGCCGGCTGAAAACGCAGCGCCTCAAGCAAATACAATGTAGCCATTACATTAGTCTCCATATAGAGCAGAGGGTCCTGCCAGGACTCCGGAACCGAGTTCTTGCCTGCCAGGTGCAGCACCTGATCCGGCATGACCTCTCCAATCATCCCGGCGACAGCCTTACGGTCGCCTAGATCACAGATATATTGCTGAACGCCTGCCGGGAAGACGGAAGCCTCCGCTTCGCTGCGGCGTACCACAGCGGTCACTTCAGCTCCCTCAGCCGCAAAATAAGCCACGGCATGCCTGCCGGTAAAGCCGGAAGCTCCGGTTATCAGCAGCCTCCGGCCCTTCATGTCGGCATCTCTGAGCCGTGCATAAAGTCTGCGAGCTCCGCAAGCATCTCGGGATAGGACGGTAATTCGAAGTTCACGTCGCTTCTGGTGCTGACCAGTGTCCGGTCCTGAACATGTATCCGTTCGGGGATGATCTCGACATCCTCCTTATGAAACGCCGACTGCATCATCTGCAGCAGTTCATATTTGCTCACCGGCCGGGGATGGGCCAGATGGATCAGCCCGGACAGATCAGCGTCCAGCAGGGAACTGATCACTTTGGCCAGCTCCAGCGTGGTGACTCCGTTCCACATCACACGTTCATAGCCGGTTACCCGGCCCTTCTGGGCCAGGAACCATTCCATGAGCCCGATGCCGCCGGAGCGGATTTCGGGACCAATAATGGAGGTGCGGATCGTCAGGTGGCCGGGGTCACGCACTTCTCCAAGGCTTTTGGTGATGGCATAAACCGATGTGCCGTCAGTGGCATCCTCTTCCGTGTACCCGCCGCGCGTTCCTTCGAACACGCAGTCGGTACTGATGTGGATGAGCCGGGCATGGACGCTGTCCGCTGCCCGCCGCAGACGGTGGGGAAGGAATCCGTTGACATGGTAAGCGCCGATTACGTCACGTTCGGCGAATTGATTCAGTACACCCATTGCATTAATCATGCAATGGGGAGAGACGATTTCGACCAGTTTCTCTACGCCGGCAATGTCATCGGCATCCACATACAGCCCGCCAAGATCGTTCTTATCCCGGGTTGTATGGAAGACGTGATGCTTGCCCTGGCGGCGAAAAAAATCCGCCAGCATGTGACCCGCCATACCGTTTCCTCCGAGGATAAGCAGCTTCACTTGAGGAACCCTCCCCGGATCAGAATGTCCTTGATCTCTGCCTGATCCATCAGATTGTTCTCCGAGCTGAAGCTGTTGAAGGACACATGCGGGTATTCGCGGTAGTGCTCCTTCAGCTCCGGCATATCCAGGGTAGGAAGGATGACCAGATACTGCTCATCGTAAACAACGGTAGTTAAGCTCTCAAAATCACTCATGAGAATCTCATGGATTTTTTCACCCGGGCGGATTCCAGCCTCGATCATGCTGACATCTCTTCTGCCCGAAGCTTCGATCAGTACCTCGGCCAAGTCCACGATCCGGCAGGTTGGCATGGTCATGACGAAGATCTCGCCGCCGATGCTGACCTCAGAGGCTTTGAACAGCAGCGTGATGGCATCGCGCAGGGTGAAGAAGAAGCGGGTCATATTCATATCTGTGATCCGCACCTGTCCCTTGTCCTTGATCTGCTTCATGAACAAGTGGACGACACTGCCGTTCGTTCCCAGCACATTACCGCCGCGCACCGTTACAAACCGGGTGCCTGAACCGATCAGGTTGGCGTATACGAACAGCTTCTCGCCGATAGCTTTGGTCATGCCGTAGAAGTTCGACGGATTGGCCGCTTTATCAGTGGAGATATAAATCGCTTTTTCCACATTGTTGGCAATCGCCGCTTCGATCACATTCTGCGTGCCGACCACATTGGTCTTCAGCGCCTCATATGGCTGATCTTCACAGACGGGAACATGCTTAAGCGCCGCCAGATGGAACACATAATCCACTCCGCGGCATGCAGCCACGAGGGCATCCTTATCACGGATATCACCGATGACGAAGCTGAGGCGCTTATCTTCAAATTCACGGCTCATGGCTACCTGTGCAGACTCGCTGCGGGAGAATACGATGATTTCTTTGGGATGCTGCGGCAGCAGTTGCCGGATAAGCTCATGCCCCCAGGAACCGGTACCGCCTGTAACCAGAATCCGTTTATTATTGAACATGCAGGTTCCCTCCAAGCAGAAATTTAACTACTTTAACCGAGACATCGGGGGTGAGATACCCTTCCGGCGCCTCCCAATCGGGCTTAAGCGACGTCATCAGCCGGGTGCAGCGCAGAATGCTGTTCTGCTCTACGCCGGACACTACATTACTTCCGCAATCGACCGTCTCCGGACGTTCTGTGGTCCGGCGGATAGTCACTGTCGGCACCCCCATCAGGCAGCATTCCTCTTGAACGGTGCCGCTGTCCGTAATGGCGCACAGGGCGTATCGTTCCAGATGGACGAAATCAAAAAATCCGAAGGGCTCATGGAATTCCACCAGCGGGTTCATAGTCAGCGGGAACTGCTCCGTAAGCTTGGAGCGTGTACGGGGATGGATGCTGCAGATCAGGCGGAGTCCATAATGTTCAGCCACAAGGTTAAGTCCCGACATAATCTGGAGCAGGGATTCAGGATCATCGACATTCTCGGCCCGGTGGGCAGTCACCAGCAAATACCGGCCTGCTTCAAGGTTTAGCCGGGATAGAATATCGCTGGACCCGATTTGCTCCTCATAATGCGTAATCACCTCATGGATCGGATTGCCGGTTAACACGATACGCTGGCTGGGAAACCCTTCGCTGAGCAGATGTCTTTTACTCTGCTGGGTATAAGGCATATTTATGGTCGAGACGGCATCTATGACACGGCGGTTTTTCTCCTCCGGCACTTTCAAATCGTAACAGCGGTTGCCTGCTTCCATGTGGACCACAGGAATGCCCATCCGCTCGGCAAGGATTGCACTCAGCGCGCTGTTCGTATCGCCCAGCAGCAGAATCCGGTCCGGCTTCTCCTGAAGCAGGATGCTCTCCAGGCTCCCGAACATAGCGGCCAGCTGGCCCCCGAGTCCGGCTTGCCTATCCTGCAGCACATAGTCCGGTGCGCGGAGTCCCAGCTCGGCGAAGAAAATCCCGCTGAGGCTGGCCGTGAAATTCTGTCCCGTATGCACCAGCACATGCCGCTCCGCATGCTCGTCGAGCAGCGGAATGATGACGCTGAGGCGGATGATCTCGGGCCGTGTGCCCAAAATCGTCATGATCTTCATGGGTTCACTCCCCTTTGATTATGGCCTGCCCTTAGGGAAGGGCAGGCAGTTCTATCTGAGCTGGCAGCCGGTCCGGCGCAGCGGCGGTGAAGGGCTGGCCCGCCAGGAGCGATGGAATCAGGGGCATTTGTGCCCCTGATTTGCGCGATTCCGGCAGTTTTAGCTGAATCAGGGGTATTTGTGCCCCTGATTTGCGCGATTCCGGCGGGTGGGGCGAAATCAGGGGCAGTTGTGCCCCTGATTTGTGCGATTCCGGCGGCTGGAG
This window encodes:
- the wecB gene encoding non-hydrolyzing UDP-N-acetylglucosamine 2-epimerase; this encodes MKIMTILGTRPEIIRLSVIIPLLDEHAERHVLVHTGQNFTASLSGIFFAELGLRAPDYVLQDRQAGLGGQLAAMFGSLESILLQEKPDRILLLGDTNSALSAILAERMGIPVVHMEAGNRCYDLKVPEEKNRRVIDAVSTINMPYTQQSKRHLLSEGFPSQRIVLTGNPIHEVITHYEEQIGSSDILSRLNLEAGRYLLVTAHRAENVDDPESLLQIMSGLNLVAEHYGLRLICSIHPRTRSKLTEQFPLTMNPLVEFHEPFGFFDFVHLERYALCAITDSGTVQEECCLMGVPTVTIRRTTERPETVDCGSNVVSGVEQNSILRCTRLMTSLKPDWEAPEGYLTPDVSVKVVKFLLGGNLHVQ
- a CDS encoding glycosyltransferase; amino-acid sequence: MKPRVSVIIPFYNCPYIEQALQSALAQSWQPYEIIVVDDGSFMHAERITPYLPHIHYLGKANGGTASALNHGIAHSTGDYVVWLSSDDMFYRDKINNQVLFMEQNRLLITYTNFNFINGDSQLTQLNAAAVFHNQLDYLRCFLQGNPINGCTVMFKREIFGAIGLFNEALPYTHDYDLWYRAILNGYAPVMLNQSLTAYRRHDGMGTIKHYDVIMAEAAATNARYHAPLSSLIASMGG
- a CDS encoding polysaccharide biosynthesis protein gives rise to the protein MFNNKRILVTGGTGSWGHELIRQLLPQHPKEIIVFSRSESAQVAMSREFEDKRLSFVIGDIRDKDALVAACRGVDYVFHLAALKHVPVCEDQPYEALKTNVVGTQNVIEAAIANNVEKAIYISTDKAANPSNFYGMTKAIGEKLFVYANLIGSGTRFVTVRGGNVLGTNGSVVHLFMKQIKDKGQVRITDMNMTRFFFTLRDAITLLFKASEVSIGGEIFVMTMPTCRIVDLAEVLIEASGRRDVSMIEAGIRPGEKIHEILMSDFESLTTVVYDEQYLVILPTLDMPELKEHYREYPHVSFNSFSSENNLMDQAEIKDILIRGGFLK
- a CDS encoding NAD-dependent epimerase/dehydratase family protein, whose amino-acid sequence is MKGRRLLITGASGFTGRHAVAYFAAEGAEVTAVVRRSEAEASVFPAGVQQYICDLGDRKAVAGMIGEVMPDQVLHLAGKNSVPESWQDPLLYMETNVMATLYLLEALRFQPASRILVAGSRLKYRPDSAAGPPHPYSLSKTLEELVSLAWGTLFKQPVLMAEPSNLIGPGPSTGFCSLLAQHIVRSEEAAAKGEARPAAFRLSSRHVLRDFLDVRDAVRAYGYILDHGETGKIYRIDSGAQRELGEIAGKLLAHAAVPVEMDWGPQHAEEGQAAASPASAVPAKASSASADREVLQEEPEYNAAILGWKPGIGLDRSLADIIGYTRAGKEGRI
- a CDS encoding dTDP-4-dehydrorhamnose reductase family protein; protein product: MKLLILGGNGMAGHMLADFFRRQGKHHVFHTTRDKNDLGGLYVDADDIAGVEKLVEIVSPHCMINAMGVLNQFAERDVIGAYHVNGFLPHRLRRAADSVHARLIHISTDCVFEGTRGGYTEEDATDGTSVYAITKSLGEVRDPGHLTIRTSIIGPEIRSGGIGLMEWFLAQKGRVTGYERVMWNGVTTLELAKVISSLLDADLSGLIHLAHPRPVSKYELLQMMQSAFHKEDVEIIPERIHVQDRTLVSTRSDVNFELPSYPEMLAELADFMHGSEMPT